One stretch of Fibrobacter sp. UWH6 DNA includes these proteins:
- a CDS encoding sugar-binding protein: MKYMRISSLLKCALGMLLAVSLADAASFSSYRDRDAGRFVLKEGKSFRPDKDVVTVIMREAIPRGGGYTYQYPRENPEPVLTDKYAMEGALSMEMELIASDYSGIAICIAGSVDLAPYLEDGVLEFWIKGAQGGENALFVLVDDGVKSNGESLQVKLRSKGLGEITTEWTRFSIPLKLFGTTGVYWDAKNTREVMLPFNWSNFKGFRLEVRKDENESFKVWMDDIVIKKHGKAYEGPAYYPFRNEI, encoded by the coding sequence ATGAAATATATGAGAATCTCGTCGTTACTGAAGTGTGCCTTGGGCATGCTTCTTGCCGTTTCCCTAGCTGATGCGGCTTCCTTTAGCAGCTATCGCGATCGCGATGCTGGTCGTTTTGTCCTTAAAGAAGGCAAGTCCTTCCGCCCGGATAAGGATGTTGTAACCGTCATCATGCGTGAAGCAATTCCCCGTGGTGGTGGATATACCTACCAGTATCCCCGTGAAAACCCCGAACCGGTCCTCACGGATAAGTACGCCATGGAAGGCGCTCTTTCCATGGAAATGGAATTGATCGCTAGCGACTACTCCGGTATCGCAATCTGTATTGCCGGTTCCGTAGACCTGGCTCCGTACCTGGAAGACGGCGTCCTGGAGTTCTGGATCAAGGGTGCCCAGGGTGGTGAAAACGCTCTGTTCGTGCTTGTGGATGATGGCGTTAAGAGTAACGGTGAATCCCTGCAGGTCAAGCTCCGTTCCAAGGGTCTCGGTGAAATTACCACCGAATGGACCCGCTTTAGCATTCCTCTGAAGCTTTTCGGTACCACTGGTGTGTACTGGGATGCCAAGAATACTCGCGAAGTGATGCTCCCCTTCAACTGGTCTAATTTCAAGGGCTTCCGCCTCGAAGTTCGTAAGGACGAAAACGAATCCTTCAAGGTCTGGATGGACGATATTGTTATTAAGAAGCATGGCAAGGCTTACGAGGGTCCTGCCTACTATCCGTTCCGCAATGAGATCTAA
- a CDS encoding glycoside hydrolase family 5 protein, protein MKRILSTLAIVSSALIWQACSDDPASSSEEPGSSASALPTSSAGIDEDEPTGQSSLPDYSRAIAVNKMLGHGINFGNSWDSGIDPQKKCEEGKENDRCYTEGKVYDYLDEKWNNPIDDEWFKIAKDAGFQSIRLPVRWNQTALQEPPYTIQAERVAGVKHHIDVANSLGMPVVINQHHFNELYENPDKYLPQFYAIWEQIAEEFKDYSNDSLVFEVLNESRGKSDKILAQMTDSAIKIIRKTNPGRTIMIDPGNYGKFDLMGDFADIKDSNIIIDGHYYEPYSYSHQGHNGACGSLWKPIDQTAALSIVADLKNYVQLAKKTFPGKNGTYAPLYIGEFGASSACEAEGVDDENRSYYIKAIVEVANQLGYTWAIWGFTGVQFDIYDKGAGEWYPKILEVLQKNM, encoded by the coding sequence ATGAAACGAATTCTGTCCACTCTCGCCATTGTATCTTCTGCCCTAATTTGGCAGGCTTGTTCCGACGATCCGGCCAGTTCCAGCGAGGAACCGGGCTCCTCCGCGTCTGCACTTCCCACCAGTAGCGCAGGCATCGATGAGGACGAACCCACAGGTCAGTCCTCGCTTCCGGATTACAGCCGCGCCATCGCCGTCAACAAGATGCTGGGACACGGCATCAACTTCGGTAACTCCTGGGATTCCGGCATCGATCCCCAGAAAAAGTGCGAAGAAGGCAAGGAAAACGACCGGTGCTACACAGAAGGCAAGGTCTACGACTACCTGGACGAAAAGTGGAACAACCCCATTGATGACGAATGGTTCAAGATTGCCAAGGACGCAGGTTTCCAGTCTATCCGTCTGCCGGTTCGTTGGAACCAGACCGCCCTGCAGGAACCTCCCTATACTATCCAGGCGGAACGCGTAGCCGGTGTGAAGCACCATATTGACGTGGCCAACAGCCTCGGCATGCCCGTGGTCATCAACCAGCACCACTTTAACGAACTTTATGAAAACCCCGACAAGTACTTGCCGCAGTTCTACGCCATCTGGGAACAGATTGCCGAAGAATTCAAGGATTACAGCAACGACTCCCTGGTTTTCGAAGTCCTGAACGAATCTCGCGGAAAGTCGGATAAAATCCTGGCCCAGATGACTGACAGCGCCATCAAGATCATCCGCAAGACCAATCCGGGCAGAACCATCATGATTGACCCGGGTAACTACGGTAAGTTCGATCTGATGGGCGATTTCGCCGATATCAAGGACAGCAACATCATTATCGACGGTCACTACTATGAACCTTATAGCTACAGCCACCAGGGACACAACGGCGCTTGCGGCTCCCTCTGGAAGCCCATCGACCAGACCGCAGCTCTCTCCATCGTCGCCGACTTGAAGAATTACGTCCAGCTGGCAAAGAAAACCTTCCCCGGCAAGAACGGAACCTACGCCCCCCTGTACATCGGTGAATTTGGCGCCTCTTCCGCCTGCGAAGCCGAAGGCGTAGACGACGAAAACAGATCCTATTATATCAAGGCTATCGTGGAAGTCGCCAACCAGCTGGGCTATACCTGGGCCATCTGGGGCTTTACCGGAGTTCAGTTCGACATCTACGACAAGGGTGCCGGCGAATGGTACCCCAAGATTCTGGAAGTTCTTCAGAAGAATATGTAA
- the lpxA gene encoding acyl-ACP--UDP-N-acetylglucosamine O-acyltransferase, whose translation MIHVSAFVHPSVKIPDSAVVGPWCLVDEGAEIGEGVVLESRVHVYGGVNIKPETHVYDGAVLGAPPQDLKYAGEETRLEIGAHCTIREYCTLNRGTVQGGGCTRVGDQVLIMAYSHIGHDCQIGRGAVIANGCQFGGHVRIGEFATIGGVTAIQQRNQVGAYAFVGGTYKVDRDVPPCTKASGTPIRYCGLNLHALRLHPEEFPEERIRNLEQAYRMLYRSGRPASEVIEELKKGPEHLFQAFFDDHWAGSIVRP comes from the coding sequence ATGATTCACGTTTCCGCATTTGTCCATCCTTCTGTAAAAATCCCCGATTCTGCTGTTGTCGGGCCCTGGTGCCTGGTAGATGAAGGGGCTGAAATCGGAGAAGGCGTGGTCCTGGAATCCAGGGTACATGTGTATGGCGGAGTGAACATCAAACCTGAAACCCATGTGTATGATGGTGCCGTTCTGGGGGCGCCCCCACAAGACCTGAAGTACGCCGGGGAAGAAACCCGCCTAGAAATCGGCGCCCACTGCACCATCCGCGAATACTGTACGTTAAACCGCGGAACCGTCCAGGGGGGAGGTTGCACCCGCGTCGGCGACCAGGTTCTGATCATGGCCTATTCCCACATCGGTCACGACTGCCAGATTGGCCGCGGTGCCGTTATCGCCAATGGTTGCCAGTTTGGCGGTCATGTTCGCATCGGTGAGTTCGCTACCATCGGTGGCGTTACTGCCATCCAGCAGCGCAACCAGGTGGGTGCATACGCTTTCGTGGGCGGAACCTATAAGGTGGACCGCGACGTCCCTCCGTGTACCAAGGCATCGGGAACCCCTATCCGTTATTGTGGTCTTAATCTCCACGCTCTCCGCCTCCATCCCGAAGAATTCCCCGAAGAACGTATCCGCAACCTGGAACAGGCCTACCGTATGCTGTACCGTAGCGGCCGCCCCGCCTCCGAAGTCATCGAGGAATTGAAAAAAGGCCCGGAACATCTGTTCCAAGCCTTCTTTGACGATCATTGGGCCGGTTCTATCGTTCGACCGTAG